From a region of the Apibacter sp. B3706 genome:
- a CDS encoding multidrug transporter has translation MAKEKKIVRYRDAETGHYTTKKYAEENPKTTVRETDRVRPRTKKK, from the coding sequence ATGGCTAAAGAAAAAAAAATAGTAAGGTACAGAGATGCCGAAACTGGACACTACACCACTAAAAAATATGCTGAAGAAAATCCTAAGACTACAGTAAGGGAAACTGATCGGGTTAGACCCAGAACTAAGAAAAAATAA
- the hemN gene encoding oxygen-independent coproporphyrinogen III oxidase: protein MQNNTLIQKYNVPGPRYTSYPTVPYWDEKNFSSEKWIQTLQKSFKESNKREGISLYIHLPFCESLCTFCACNKRITKQHNVELVYIETLLKEWQLYLALLPEKPIIKELHLGGGTPSFFSPKNLTYLLENIFSKAEIHSEKEFSFEGHPNNTTREHLQSLYNLGFRRVSFGVQDYDPKVQQAIHRIQPLENVKKVTDIAREIGYESISHDLVFGLPFQDLNKVKHTIKMTEVMQPDRIAFYSYAHVPWIKGVGQRGFKDGDLPSGEEKRELYEKGKELLENMGYFEIGMDHFSLKSDSLYQSMLNRKIHRNFMGYTSSSTQVMIGLGVSSISDNWYAFAQNVKTIEDYYQKVNNQELPVFRGHILSEEDLFIRRHILNLMCLLETRWEDGIIQKNYPEIIERLREFEADGLIELSENSLVIKENGRSFIRNICMAFDLRMMKNAPQTKLFSMTV, encoded by the coding sequence ATGCAAAATAATACTCTTATACAAAAATATAATGTACCCGGTCCCAGATATACCAGTTATCCTACGGTACCTTATTGGGATGAAAAAAATTTTTCTTCTGAAAAATGGATTCAAACGTTACAAAAATCTTTTAAAGAAAGTAATAAAAGAGAAGGCATTAGTTTGTATATTCACCTTCCTTTTTGTGAAAGTTTATGTACTTTTTGTGCCTGCAATAAGCGTATTACTAAACAGCATAATGTTGAGTTAGTATATATAGAAACTCTTTTAAAAGAATGGCAGTTGTATCTAGCTTTACTGCCTGAAAAACCCATTATAAAAGAATTACATTTAGGAGGTGGAACTCCCTCGTTTTTTTCTCCTAAAAATCTAACGTATTTATTAGAAAATATTTTCTCAAAAGCAGAAATTCATTCGGAAAAAGAATTTAGTTTTGAAGGGCATCCTAATAATACCACTCGTGAACATCTTCAATCCTTATACAATCTAGGATTTAGAAGAGTAAGTTTTGGAGTTCAAGATTACGATCCTAAAGTACAACAAGCGATACATCGTATTCAACCCCTTGAAAACGTTAAAAAAGTAACCGATATTGCTCGTGAAATAGGATATGAAAGTATAAGTCATGATTTAGTCTTTGGTTTGCCTTTTCAAGATTTAAATAAAGTGAAGCATACCATAAAGATGACCGAAGTAATGCAACCCGATAGAATTGCATTTTATTCATATGCTCATGTTCCGTGGATTAAAGGTGTAGGACAAAGGGGTTTCAAAGATGGAGATTTGCCAAGCGGTGAGGAAAAAAGAGAATTGTATGAAAAAGGTAAAGAGTTATTGGAAAATATGGGATATTTTGAAATCGGAATGGATCATTTTTCCTTAAAATCAGATTCTTTGTACCAATCCATGCTAAATAGAAAAATACATAGAAATTTTATGGGATATACCTCCTCTTCCACTCAAGTAATGATCGGATTAGGAGTTTCTTCGATTTCAGATAATTGGTATGCATTTGCTCAAAATGTTAAAACTATAGAAGATTACTACCAAAAAGTTAATAATCAAGAACTTCCTGTTTTTAGAGGGCATATCTTAAGTGAGGAAGATTTATTTATTAGAAGACACATACTTAATTTAATGTGTTTGTTGGAAACCCGCTGGGAAGATGGAATTATTCAAAAAAATTATCCTGAAATCATCGAAAGATTACGAGAGTTTGAAGCAGACGGTCTTATTGAATTATCGGAAAATTCTTTAGTTATAAAAGAAAATGGGCGTTCGTTTATTCGTAATATTTGTATGGCTTTTGATCTGAGAATGATGAAAAATGCACCTCAAACCAAATTATTTTCTATGACGGTTTAA
- the kdsA gene encoding 3-deoxy-8-phosphooctulonate synthase, whose translation MKNSLYSIPKIKNTTTNNFTLIAGPCIIEGEQMAMDIAGKIVEITDKLGIPYIFKGSFKKANRSRVDSFTTIGEQKSLEILKKVGDTFSIPTTTDIHENEHAQWAAKYVDVLQIPAFLVRQTDLLVAAAKTGKYITLKKGQFLSPEAMQFAAQKIKDSGNSNYAIIDRGTSFGYHDLIVDYRGIPTMRNYAPVILDVTHSLQQPNQTTGVTGGRPDMIETIAKAGIAVGADGIFIETHPNPEIALSDGANMLKLDLLENLLEKLVKIRKAIS comes from the coding sequence ATGAAAAACAGCTTATATTCAATTCCTAAAATAAAAAATACAACTACTAATAATTTCACTTTAATTGCAGGACCTTGTATTATTGAAGGTGAGCAAATGGCTATGGATATTGCCGGAAAAATTGTTGAAATTACTGATAAATTAGGTATTCCTTATATCTTTAAAGGTTCTTTCAAAAAGGCAAATCGATCAAGAGTTGACAGCTTCACCACAATTGGAGAGCAAAAATCTTTAGAAATATTAAAAAAAGTTGGTGATACGTTTTCAATACCCACCACTACCGATATTCATGAAAACGAACATGCTCAATGGGCTGCAAAATATGTGGATGTATTACAAATTCCTGCTTTTTTGGTTAGACAAACCGATTTGTTAGTTGCGGCTGCAAAAACCGGAAAGTATATTACCTTAAAAAAAGGTCAATTTTTGTCTCCAGAAGCCATGCAATTTGCCGCTCAAAAAATAAAAGATTCAGGAAATTCCAACTATGCAATTATTGATCGAGGAACTTCTTTTGGATATCATGATTTAATTGTAGATTACAGAGGAATACCAACTATGAGGAACTACGCTCCTGTAATATTAGATGTTACGCATTCATTACAACAACCCAATCAAACAACCGGTGTAACGGGAGGTAGACCCGATATGATTGAAACTATTGCTAAAGCAGGTATTGCCGTTGGAGCTGATGGAATTTTCATTGAAACCCATCCGAATCCTGAAATTGCCCTTTCCGATGGTGCAAATATGTTAAAACTGGATTTACTGGAAAACTTGTTGGAAAAATTGGTAAAAATAAGAAAAGCTATCAGTTAG
- a CDS encoding RluA family pseudouridine synthase: protein MEKQDILDTDQNNDADELYEHFKITVDKGQGSVRIDKYLVNLIENSTRNKIQKAALAGNVLVNNIPVKSNYKVKPNDIVSIVLAHPPRDTSIVPQNIPIDIIYEDEDLLVVNKKAGMVVHPGFGNFEGTLVNALAYHFSTLPYFQTDLDKRPGLVHRIDKDTSGLLVIAKNEFAMNHLAKQFFNKTTKRVYNALVWGNFEENEGTINGHIGRDLKDRMQMAVFPDGSHGKHAVTHYKVLERFRYVTLVECQLETGRTHQIRAHMKYLGHILFNDERYGGNIVLKGTTFTKYKQFVENCFQVLPRQALHARTLGFVHPRTKKEMFFESELPEDMKQVIEKWRSYIHFNTPQ, encoded by the coding sequence ATGGAAAAGCAAGATATATTAGATACTGATCAGAATAATGATGCGGATGAATTATATGAACATTTTAAAATCACTGTAGACAAAGGACAAGGTTCCGTACGTATTGATAAATATCTTGTAAATTTAATAGAAAATTCTACAAGAAATAAAATTCAAAAGGCTGCTCTTGCCGGTAATGTTTTAGTTAATAATATACCTGTAAAATCTAACTATAAGGTTAAGCCTAATGATATCGTTTCCATTGTTTTAGCACATCCTCCTCGTGATACGAGTATTGTTCCCCAAAATATTCCTATAGATATTATCTATGAAGATGAAGATTTGTTGGTGGTTAATAAGAAAGCCGGAATGGTGGTACATCCCGGATTTGGAAATTTTGAAGGCACCCTAGTTAATGCTTTGGCTTACCATTTTAGTACTCTTCCCTATTTTCAAACAGACTTAGACAAGCGTCCCGGACTAGTTCACAGGATTGATAAAGATACTTCGGGATTATTGGTAATTGCTAAAAATGAATTTGCGATGAATCATTTAGCTAAGCAATTTTTTAATAAGACTACTAAAAGGGTGTATAATGCATTAGTTTGGGGTAATTTTGAGGAAAATGAAGGAACTATAAACGGTCATATAGGACGCGATTTGAAAGACCGTATGCAAATGGCTGTTTTCCCTGATGGTTCTCATGGTAAACATGCGGTAACCCATTACAAGGTTTTAGAAAGATTCCGTTATGTTACATTGGTTGAATGTCAACTTGAGACCGGAAGAACTCACCAAATTAGGGCCCATATGAAATACTTAGGGCATATTCTTTTTAATGATGAAAGATACGGAGGAAACATTGTTCTAAAAGGAACTACTTTCACAAAATATAAACAATTTGTTGAAAATTGCTTTCAAGTTCTTCCGCGACAAGCTTTGCATGCTCGTACCTTAGGTTTCGTTCATCCAAGAACAAAAAAAGAAATGTTTTTTGAATCTGAATTACCTGAAGATATGAAACAGGTGATAGAAAAATGGAGATCTTATATTCATTTCAATACACCGCAATAA
- a CDS encoding PASTA domain-containing protein, whose amino-acid sequence MKFLKLLGSWQFWVSIILAIVIFFGLLQGTFLWLNAYTNHGVQVEVPNLNNLTLDQAVVKLEDNDLEYEIDTSKYDPKYKSYQILDIYPLIGSHVKKGRRIFIRANAKTWKPVTVPNVIGKYKYLAFSQLDLVGLKVTDTIYEPSLATNTVLKLLYKGKEVQPGLTLPRFSPLTIVLAKSLAKNVSVPNFIGLNEETAKKLITENLFSIGNITYDDPAKTENNRVYYQVPAPSFIYDQGQPIDLYLSDKPLSSLREKIRELDQTFNIHKYSDSLNSVNYSHDINNSSNHHQNIPSSNETTNTTNNSSNIQENSAQPVHLPKDDAPKKPKRVILE is encoded by the coding sequence ATGAAATTCTTAAAACTGTTAGGATCTTGGCAATTTTGGGTCAGCATTATTCTAGCTATAGTAATATTTTTTGGACTTTTACAAGGAACCTTTCTATGGTTGAATGCTTACACAAATCACGGTGTTCAAGTGGAAGTTCCTAATTTAAATAATTTAACTCTGGATCAAGCAGTAGTTAAGCTTGAAGATAATGACTTGGAATATGAGATTGATACTTCTAAGTATGATCCTAAATATAAATCATATCAAATTTTAGATATATATCCTCTAATAGGTTCGCATGTTAAAAAAGGCAGAAGAATATTTATCCGAGCCAATGCCAAAACATGGAAACCTGTAACGGTACCTAATGTTATCGGAAAATATAAATATTTAGCTTTCAGTCAATTAGACTTAGTCGGATTAAAAGTTACCGATACGATTTATGAACCAAGTTTGGCAACAAATACGGTTCTAAAATTATTATATAAAGGTAAAGAAGTACAACCGGGTTTAACGTTACCCCGTTTTTCTCCTTTAACTATTGTATTGGCAAAAAGCCTTGCCAAAAATGTTTCCGTACCTAATTTTATTGGTTTAAATGAAGAAACAGCCAAGAAACTGATTACAGAAAACCTGTTTTCAATTGGTAATATAACCTATGATGATCCTGCCAAAACAGAAAACAATCGTGTTTATTATCAAGTGCCTGCTCCTTCATTTATTTATGATCAAGGTCAACCCATAGATTTATATCTTAGTGATAAACCTTTGAGTAGTTTACGAGAAAAGATCAGAGAATTGGATCAAACATTTAACATTCATAAATATTCCGATTCTTTGAACTCTGTTAATTATTCTCATGATATTAATAATTCTTCTAACCATCATCAAAATATTCCTTCTTCTAACGAAACTACTAACACTACTAATAATAGTTCTAACATTCAAGAAAATTCGGCTCAACCTGTTCATCTTCCAAAAGATGATGCTCCGAAAAAACCTAAGAGAGTAATATTGGAATAG